Within Rhododendron vialii isolate Sample 1 chromosome 12a, ASM3025357v1, the genomic segment TCGGATCAATCAAGTACCCAAATGGTATCacggttccaaaaaaaaaaaaaaaatttgttactttGGATGATCTTGTCAAGATACTTTATAGACATGTTACACAGAACGATTCAAATCATGATGAAGAGATTGCAATAGACCTCACGAGGTGTACTACACCTCATAGTGGATCGCCGACGGATATTGtcacgtggtatccgctcggcacCCCAAAACTTCTCCTACAACACCAGTTGTAGACCGGAAAAATCTACTCCCGGCCATTTTTATTAGGCCAGACAGAAAAAGGGTAGAAAGCGACTCTTAACCTAGACAACGTGCATTGACAAGAATTTGTCGATGCAATTTTTCTCAAAGGGTGTCAAACTTCACGCACGCCTTTTTGCTCAAATTTGTACACGAAAACTAATACTACTACACGTTTTTTAATTTAGGTCcgaatcgagatttatcaaaaaaaaattcatcagaACTAGTTAGATTAAcactttagaaaaaaaaaaattgaactcttgACCTTCTTGCTTTTGCTCCTGGCATCTAAATGCATCCCTCATGCCATGCCGTTGGGCAAAAGCCTCAACCCTTGGCCATATACGCCGTTCAAAGAACATGGATGAGACTTGATTGCAGCATGCCAGTCCAAGAACATGGATGATACTAGCATTAATTCTAGCCAACCAAACTATAATTGGTCTTGTCATtgacttcgggttggtgttgtATAGTGAGAtgcacagcaccgtgctgcgcacttctgagccgtcggatcgtacatccgacggctcggatctcatctcggcaatcaacaATCGAGAGCCATTCATtcccgagatgagatccgacgGCTTGGAAGTGCGCAGCACgatgctgcgcacaccactgcacagcaccatccccgaATTCCGTCATCAGAGATAGAGAGATGGGGGTCGGAAAGCGGCAATGTTTGCACTGCATCGGGGCCGACtaatgttcaatttttattattcgaatcgttCAATTTGAGGTCTTAATGCGCAATTCAAAATTATCATAACTGACAAAATTCAAGTAAATCACGCATTCTTATagatactaaaaaaaaaaatcaaatcaaatttggCTCTAGAAAAGTGGACAGCTTGGTTGAGACAAGTATGATTTGACCCAATATTGGTCAATATCTGATTAACTTAATTCTTTTGCTGAACAAAAagaattaggccccgttctgctaagagaaataaatatttattttttgaattaaaagtgatgtattatgaaaAAATGAACTACTCgtatctcgtaaaacgaaaaataagtatttaaaaaataaaaaccttagcgggACGGAGCCGAGAAAAATTCACACATtgaaacccataaaaaaaatgaggccTCAAATCAGGAGGATCATGAAAAAGGATCAAAGGTGGGAATCCACATGAATAGAATAGAGATCATATAATGATTGAATTACACGAGAACTTCCTCATTCACTGGGGACGGTCATAAAAACGGGATTTTCACAATCTAACATTTGACCATTTGGCCATAAACTCCCATGTTCTCGTCCCTTGTCACGTAAAATTACAAAACTATCCTTGTAATCAGCCCAAGAATGCCTCATAAATAGTCGAACACAAGGGCAATTCTGCCATTCCACACTATAAAGACAGAGAATGAGACTGTTTCTGGCCGGTGGGGTGAGGGtgttatttctcttttttttttgatcggcagtataattattttctctttaatcaatttaaaattattgtgTGATGGGGTATCTCATGTCTTTCAATTATTATAATAATCAAATGATGCAAGTTGAAGGTTGGCACTTGGCAAGATTTAAAAATGACCCACCTACAAGGGAATTTAAGTTGGCGACCATAAATTAgttggggaagagagagagagagagagagggacataACCTGAGTGAGACCCATTTCATCATTTCCAGCAGCTTAGAAATAGACTCCTGCTAAATTCATCTTGTTCCtttcttatcttcttcttcttcttcatttattCATtcatctagagagagaaagagaggggttttagagagagatgggaaatTGCCAGGCAGTTGATGCAGCAGCGTTAGTGATACAACATCCGAGTGGGAGGATAGAGAGGATGTACTGGTCGATAAGTGCTAATGAGGTGATGAAGATGAACCCGGGTCACTACGTTTCTATTATCATCCCGCTGCCTAATAACAACTCCGGCGAAGACAATTCCGATGAAAAGAAGACGGTACGGTTCACCCGCGTCAAGCTTCTCCGGCCTACCGACACTCTCGTTCTTGGCCGGGCTTATCGACTCGTCACATCCGAAGGTTGGTTGCTGGCTCTGGCTCTGGCTCTGGCTCTGTTTCTCTTTTTCGCTACTGTATTGGTTTGATTGTCTTTTTCGTTCGTAGAGTTctgagtgttttttttatttcaagttttattTCTGTGGTTTTTATAGAGGTTATGAAGGTGTTGAAAGCAAAGAAGCATGCGAAAATGAGGAAGAACCGATCAGAATCAGGGGGCGAGTCGAACACAGATTCGGAGAAGCGAAGTTCGAGTTGCGAGGAAGAGGGTGAAGAGTCTCAACTGCTTAAAACCACTCAGCAAAGCTCCTATCTCCAACCAGTAAGTCCTACCCGACCGGAATTTTATATGCCGCGAAACCATACGCTTAGTGAACAGTAGGATTGATCCCGGGATGAGCCGGTCCTTTGCTCCCGATTCTGAGTcatagggaaaagaaaagatgcaTACTTGTGTGCATACACATGGCTAAGCCTATAATCAATCGTTTCTTCAGCCTGTTATGCAGAGGAATTTCCAACATTTTTCAGAAAACTGATTTTAGTTGGCGAATTTCGAAACTTATTTTACCAAGATTTTTTGTTGGGGGGGGGAAAAGAAAGCTTTACAAGAAACTAGCAAACCAATATGTTCAAATTCTCAAAAAGCCTTTgtctaaaaagtacatgtaCCATAGGAATTCCTTTACCActcactccttgtaaatctctatctcctcctcAATCTCTATCTAATGATGGTCCTTCAGCTCAACCTAGTgggtgttttatgttcacccCAACGATGAGAGTCTATGCTCTTCCGAAATCGGCTTTCTGAAACATGTTCTAAAAAACCGATAACGTTTCTACGCTTTGGGTTTGTAGTAAAATTTTCTTTACAAAGATCAAAAGTAAACGAAAGAATGAGAGCAGGGGATCTATCCATATAATCAATTAACCGCTCACAGAACGACGCAAGAATTCCAATTTTCAAGCGACTATATGCTGATCTAGGTCATGAGTACTTACCTTAAACGGAAACTGCAGGCAACGAGACACGAGAGACATCGACAGAGGCCCGCTGGATCAACAAGTATTGCAAGGTCAAAATCATGGCGCCCTTCCTTACAAAGTATCTCTGAAGGTGGAAGCTAATGGTGGTTCTTATTAAGTACAGTATCTCCAAAGTTATAATTTCCAGAAACG encodes:
- the LOC131310098 gene encoding uncharacterized protein LOC131310098 gives rise to the protein MGNCQAVDAAALVIQHPSGRIERMYWSISANEVMKMNPGHYVSIIIPLPNNNSGEDNSDEKKTVRFTRVKLLRPTDTLVLGRAYRLVTSEEVMKVLKAKKHAKMRKNRSESGGESNTDSEKRSSSCEEEGEESQLLKTTQQSSYLQPATRHERHRQRPAGSTSIARSKSWRPSLQSISEGGS